The Candidatus Bathyarchaeota archaeon A05DMB-5 genome includes a window with the following:
- a CDS encoding zinc-ribbon domain-containing protein, whose translation MTKYTISEAFSAGIGLALGLTMTQYISQAMKPPEKIIRQVIICLRCGSKNPVENKFCGQCGKSLYPPPPTQCLKCGATVPSNIKFCIKCGSPLKEAKKTGKKRK comes from the coding sequence ATGACTAAATACACCATCAGCGAGGCTTTCTCTGCTGGAATCGGCTTAGCTTTAGGATTAACTATGACACAGTACATTTCTCAAGCCATGAAACCACCAGAAAAAATCATTAGACAAGTTATCATCTGCTTACGATGCGGCAGCAAGAACCCAGTTGAAAACAAGTTCTGCGGACAATGCGGTAAATCCCTATACCCACCACCGCCTACTCAATGTCTAAAATGTGGAGCAACTGTTCCTTCAAATATAAAATTCTGTATAAAATGCGGCTCTCCGCTAAAAGAAGCAAAGAAAACTGGAAAAAAGAGAAAGTGA